A single Actinacidiphila yeochonensis CN732 DNA region contains:
- a CDS encoding RNA polymerase sigma factor yields MGIILPEPAGQDTPRAATVVPAEVFALHSEHLTRYLYNRLGRRDWHLAEDIASETFVSLLRTYADRPIRQEGAFALLVSIGNRRLADHFRQARSTESPADFGDWFEERKLPAAPAAEDVAVARLEALAELAVAA; encoded by the coding sequence GTGGGCATCATTCTGCCCGAGCCCGCAGGTCAGGACACCCCCCGGGCGGCTACGGTCGTGCCGGCTGAGGTGTTCGCGCTGCACAGCGAGCACTTGACCCGCTACCTGTACAACCGGTTGGGGCGCCGTGACTGGCACCTGGCCGAGGACATCGCGTCCGAGACGTTCGTGTCCCTGCTCCGGACGTACGCGGACCGCCCGATCCGCCAGGAGGGCGCCTTCGCGCTGCTGGTGTCGATCGGGAACCGGCGGCTCGCCGACCACTTCCGCCAGGCCCGGTCGACCGAGTCGCCGGCGGACTTCGGGGACTGGTTCGAGGAGCGGAAGCTGCCGGCGGCCCCGGCTGCCGAGGACGTCGCGGTCGCGCGGCTGGAGGCGCTGGCCGAGTTGGCGGTGGCGGCATGA
- a CDS encoding GntR family transcriptional regulator, translated as MYRCTHHDEIREGRPDMADNTGYAQIAAYYRQQIQDGTLRPGATMPSLRQVCDQFGVAQTTANRAFRKLKMEGLTLPHPGVGTVVVGPQSNSISTRVRLHETTGRALGGGETSTILEVGTTGAEDLIAARLDVVPGTPVHVRRRVVSREGVPVHMSSSYYPGYVMAVTPELAEPVSTGGSRELAAERLGVAQEQVLEEVTARLATETEKAALGLTAGDIIVTQVVRTVTLADGRVVEVAVKVTGGSTILRWTTPLNA; from the coding sequence GTGTACCGCTGCACCCACCACGACGAGATCAGGGAGGGGAGACCAGATATGGCCGATAACACCGGATATGCACAAATCGCTGCTTACTACCGTCAGCAGATCCAGGACGGAACGCTGAGGCCCGGTGCCACCATGCCGTCACTACGGCAGGTGTGTGACCAGTTCGGCGTGGCACAGACGACGGCCAACAGGGCCTTCAGGAAACTCAAGATGGAGGGCTTGACGCTCCCCCACCCTGGTGTCGGCACCGTGGTGGTGGGCCCTCAAAGCAACAGCATCTCCACGCGCGTACGACTCCACGAGACCACTGGCAGGGCACTCGGCGGCGGGGAGACCTCCACGATCCTCGAAGTGGGGACAACCGGCGCGGAAGACCTCATCGCCGCAAGGCTGGACGTAGTACCAGGGACACCAGTGCACGTGCGCCGGCGAGTGGTCAGCCGCGAAGGTGTACCAGTACACATGAGCAGCTCCTACTACCCCGGCTACGTGATGGCGGTAACCCCCGAGCTTGCTGAACCAGTTTCGACTGGAGGGTCACGTGAGCTCGCCGCCGAACGACTGGGAGTAGCTCAGGAGCAGGTCCTCGAGGAGGTCACCGCACGGCTCGCCACCGAGACGGAGAAGGCAGCACTCGGCTTGACCGCCGGCGACATCATCGTGACCCAGGTAGTGCGAACAGTGACACTCGCCGACGGGCGCGTCGTCGAGGTGGCCGTTAAGGTCACCGGGGGCTCGACCATCCTCCGCTGGACGACCCCCCTCAACGCCTGA
- a CDS encoding ParA family protein — MAAQVTVVGTLKGGVGKTRLAMMLAFYVASRGKSVRVVDGDTVSQTAYDWQRDAKRAWEKARTEGKAPGPGWPAGLEVVRHPFADVDEYIDGAVEEVDHVLADIGGGNPAVFEAALTRAHRLLVPVGADPSETRKLPATWKSAGNAAAGSTVGGFEAYVVLSRTDHRTSLPKEAREQLGGEYPLCDTELFKRVAYQRAYGQVPTDFLDVPDLAAEVGLIEKAVA; from the coding sequence GTGGCCGCACAGGTGACGGTCGTGGGGACGCTCAAGGGCGGGGTGGGCAAAACCAGGCTGGCGATGATGCTGGCGTTCTACGTCGCGTCGCGGGGGAAGAGCGTGCGGGTGGTCGACGGAGACACGGTCAGTCAGACCGCGTACGACTGGCAGCGGGACGCGAAGCGGGCCTGGGAGAAGGCGAGGACGGAGGGGAAGGCGCCCGGTCCGGGTTGGCCGGCTGGGCTGGAGGTGGTCCGGCACCCCTTCGCCGACGTGGATGAGTACATCGACGGGGCGGTGGAGGAGGTCGACCACGTGCTCGCGGACATCGGCGGTGGCAACCCGGCCGTGTTCGAGGCCGCGCTGACCCGCGCCCACCGTCTCCTGGTGCCGGTGGGTGCCGATCCGTCCGAGACGCGGAAGCTGCCGGCCACCTGGAAGTCGGCGGGCAACGCCGCGGCGGGCTCCACGGTCGGGGGATTCGAGGCGTACGTGGTGCTCTCCCGCACGGATCACCGGACGTCGCTGCCGAAGGAGGCGCGCGAGCAGCTGGGCGGTGAGTACCCGTTGTGCGACACCGAGCTGTTCAAGCGGGTGGCCTACCAGCGGGCCTACGGTCAGGTGCCCACGGACTTCCTCGACGTGCCGGACCTGGCGGCAGAGGTTGGCCTTATCGAGAAGGCGGTGGCCTGA